The following are from one region of the Methanospirillum hungatei genome:
- a CDS encoding 2TM domain-containing protein has protein sequence MDQSEEYHEAKRKVAKLKGFYQHLGFFVVINAILIAINLIMSPDSLWFYWVTIFWGIAVVWQAYDVFGNERMLGKDWEEKKIQEYMEKKK, from the coding sequence ATGGACCAAAGTGAAGAGTATCACGAAGCAAAAAGAAAAGTCGCGAAGCTTAAAGGATTTTACCAGCATTTAGGCTTTTTCGTTGTCATTAATGCGATTCTCATAGCCATAAACCTGATAATGAGTCCGGATAGCCTGTGGTTTTACTGGGTCACTATCTTCTGGGGAATAGCTGTTGTATGGCAGGCATATGATGTCTTCGGAAACGAGAGAATGCTTGGAAAAGACTGGGAAGAAAAGAAGATCCAGGAATATATGGAAAAGAAAAAGTAA